In the Phaseolus vulgaris cultivar G19833 chromosome 7, P. vulgaris v2.0, whole genome shotgun sequence genome, one interval contains:
- the LOC137830544 gene encoding uncharacterized protein, translating into MGFRGLGFSLLIFFCLIALTPAYSLHNTFSSEIMQKSKLERKVLYGRKIEGGAGHSHGNGNSGSPETRGGGAAVIPVYTAGAANRNNQHHGAASCNLNKIGFSNMLMIVLIYPLILSFLLI; encoded by the exons ATGGGTTTCAGAGGATTAGGATTTTCTCTTCTCATCTTCTTCTGCCTCATTGCTCTTACTCCAGCATATTCCCTTCACAACACCTTCTCTTCAG AAATTATGCAGAAGAGTAAGTTGGAACGTAAGGTACTATATGGACGTAAGATAGAAGGAGGTGCTGGTCACTCACACGGAAATGGAAATTCAGGATCACCTGAAACACGAGGAGGAGGTGCAGCAGTTATACCTGTTTATACAGCAGGTGCTGCAAACAGAAATAACCAACATCATGGTGCTGCAAGCTGCAACCTTAACAAAATCGGATTTTCCAATATGCTTATGATAGTCCTGATCTATCCTCTCATACTGTCATTTTTGTTGATATAG